The Lactuca sativa cultivar Salinas chromosome 2, Lsat_Salinas_v11, whole genome shotgun sequence genome includes the window TCCAATTGCACACGACTCACGTCCACCGGTCACAGCTCCGCCTTCATTCTTGGTGGGGCTTCTCCAGCCGTTCACGACTTTACCGGAGGTGGCAGATGAGATTATGGCGGCGGTTCTCAACGAAGCAGCGACGGTCTCAGTGGCTCGTTCCGGCAACTACAACGATAGCGTCATCGGTGGtgaagaaggagagcgatggaGGTTGCGACGGTAACatggagtgaagaagaagaagatggcgGCTACCATTGTTtgcgctagggttagggttacgggACCCTAAATACCCACCTCCATTTACTTAGTTTGCCATAAGGACCATAACAGCCCCTCCCTACCCTTATTCTTTCAAAGCAACCCCATAAATTACCATTTGAACCCTGCCCCTTAAATTCCTTTACACATTAAGTCCGAAAGTTACAAAACAGTCCCATATATCTTAATTAGGCCATAATCAACCCTTCCACCttatttccttttaaattaatttcaaataatTACCACAGAGCCCCTCTCTTCATAAATAATTACAAACTGAGTCCGGAACTTATAGTTTTGACCCTCGACTTCTAAAATTGACAATTAGCTCTTCGAGATCGtccttttatatttaattttttaaggaTTCTATTCGTtcactaatttatttatttatctaataattaAATGGGGGTGTTACATGTAAGCTGGACTTGCTGGACGACAATGGTAGAGGCTTGTTTGGAAATTTCTTCTTTCAGTGCACTCTCCTTAGCTATCTCAGCATGCATAGAGTCATGTTTGGAAGAAACCGAACCTATGAGAGTGGCATTATTGGCTTTCAGAGAAGAACGAACATCTTCAAATTTCATGTGTTCTTCCATTAAAGTTTGAGAAAGAGAATCAATTGAAGCTTGAACTTTTGCTGCATTTGTATTCGTATGCCGTTTCAAAGAATCAAGAAAAAGCTGAGTTGTGTGAACAACCTCAGCAATATCAGTAGTAGCTTTCTTGCAAAGAGAAGTTGATTTGTTAATAGCTTCAGTTGATTTATCCATTGCTTTGGTATATTGCTCCATGGCGGTTTCCACAAAGGCTTTTAGAACAACCCCGCCATAAGCTTTTGTATCAGCAAGCAACTTGTCCAGCTTTTCGTGAATACTGTCCAAGTGTTGTCGGTTGATTGGAGCTTCAGTATCCTCATCCGATTGCAAACGATCGGGACTAAAGTATGTGGAATCATACTCATCATTGTCACCACCGAGAGTCACACCGGAATCGGTTGCTTTGGTTGGTGAGGGAGGTATAGGAATGACAGGAGTTTCAGATACAGTAGGTGCCCCCGTATGAGATACGTTGACCCGTGCTGTTTCATCAGGGATGGTAGTAGTGATGGTGATTGGGGTAATGATGGGAGTAGTTAAAGGTGTGGTGGAAATAGAAACCGAAGATACGGGTGGAGGTGGTAAAGAGGTTTCGGTTATGGAAGTTGAAACAACTGAAACTGGTATCTCAAGGGTCGGTGTGGGAGTTGGCTGTTCTGGTTGTGTTTGTTTTGGTGAAGGGGGTGGAGTTGGAATTTTAAGTGTTTCTGTTTTAGGAGGGGATTGTTTTGGTGATGGAGGTGGTGTTGGAATCTTGTCTTCTGGAATTGGAGAAGGAGAACGAGGTGGAGTATTACCTCTAGGAGACTCATGTGGAGAGTTGGCGTCCTGATCATCCTCGTTGTCAGATGGTGAAGGAGTTGGACCCTTTGGTTTTCGAGCCATGCGCTTGATCTTCTTTGGCTTTGAAGAGATTTCGGTTTCGGTCTTTCTTTTCTTGCTCTTTGAAGGCTTAGAAGTTTTAGCCTCAGTTGTTTCCTTCTTGACAGATACTCGTTTTCCTCTGCCACTCGATTGATCAAGAGCGTCGAGAGCAACTTGTTGTTCTGGTGTAAGAACTCTCGGCTCTATGGAATGCGTCTTGCTGTAGTCCGCCATAACTTTGCTTTGCGGAGTAACACTCCGGTACATCGTCTCCGGTATTGAACCATAATGACGATTTCCGATCTTCTtggcatttctccccctaaattgtgaGAATCATTAGTACATGGGGTCTTCAAAGCGAGAGAAATAGAAATAA containing:
- the LOC111903919 gene encoding uncharacterized protein LOC111903919 translates to MADYSKTHSIEPRVLTPEQQVALDALDQSSGRGKRVSVKKETTEAKTSKPSKSKKRKTETEISSKPKKIKRMARKPKGPTPSPSDNEDDQDANSPHESPRGNTPPRSPSPIPEDKIPTPPPSPKQSPPKTETLKIPTPPPSPKQTQPEQPTPTPTLEIPVSVVSTSITETSLPPPPVSSVSISTTPLTTPIITPITITTTIPDETARVNVSHTGAPTVSETPVIPIPPSPTKATDSGVTLGGDNDEYDSTYFSPDRLQSDEDTEAPINRQHLDSIHEKLDKLLADTKAYGGVVLKAFVETAMEQYTKAMDKSTEAINKSTSLCKKATTDIAEVVHTTQLFLDSLKRHTNTNAAKVQASIDSLSQTLMEEHMKFEDVRSSLKANNATLIGSVSSKHDSMHAEIAKESALKEEISKQASTIVVQQVQLTCNTPI